The stretch of DNA CGGCGATGGTGGTCCGCCGGCCGGCCGGCAGCAGCACCACCTCGTCACCCGGGCGGAAGACCCCGGAGGTGACCTGGCCCGCGTAGCCGCGGTAGTCGCGGAACTCCTCGCGCTGCGGGCGCAGGACGTACTGCACCGGCATCCGGGCGGGGGAGTCGGCCGGGTCGCCGTCGAGTTCGACGGTCTCCAGGTGCTCGAGCAGGGTCGGGCCGCCGTACCAGTCGGTGTGCGCGGAGGGCTCGACCACGTTGTCCCCGCGCAGGGCGCTGATCGGGATCGCGGTCACGGCGGGCACGCCGAGCTCCCGGGCGTAGGCGGTGAACTCCTCGGCGATGGCGGCGAAGACGTGCTCCTGGTAGTCGACCAGGTCCATCTTGTTGACGGCCAGGACGACGTGCGGCACCCGCAGCAGAGCGGCCACGGCGGCGTGCCGGCGGGTCTGCTCGACCACGCCGTGCCGGGCGTCCACCAGCACCACGGTGAGTTGGGCGGTGGAGGCGCCGGTCACCATGTTGCGGGTGTACTGCACGTGGCCGGGGGTGTCGGCGAGGATGAACCGCCGTGCGGGAGTGGCGAAGTAGCGGTAGGCCACGTCGATGGTGATGCCCTGCTCGCGCTCGGCGCGCAGGCCGTCGGTGAGCAGCGCCAGGTCGGCGCCGTCCAGGCCGCGCTCGCGGGAGACCCGCTCCACGGCGTCGAGTTGGTCGGCGAAGACCTGCTTGGTGTCGTGCAGCAGCCGGCCGACCAGGGTCGACTTGCCGTCGTCCACCGAGCCGGCCGTGGC from Kitasatospora sp. MMS16-BH015 encodes:
- a CDS encoding sulfate adenylyltransferase subunit 1, coding for MTTELHATEADFGEAAAPAALLRLATAGSVDDGKSTLVGRLLHDTKQVFADQLDAVERVSRERGLDGADLALLTDGLRAEREQGITIDVAYRYFATPARRFILADTPGHVQYTRNMVTGASTAQLTVVLVDARHGVVEQTRRHAAVAALLRVPHVVLAVNKMDLVDYQEHVFAAIAEEFTAYARELGVPAVTAIPISALRGDNVVEPSAHTDWYGGPTLLEHLETVELDGDPADSPARMPVQYVLRPQREEFRDYRGYAGQVTSGVFRPGDEVVLLPAGRRTTIAGIDRLGEQDVELALAEDSVTIRLAEEIDLARGDLIAAVERAPRVTQEVTATVCHLADRPLRAGDRVLLRHGTATVKALVRSLDSVLDLQTLRREPGPEALHANDIGRVTLRTAAPLPLDDYTEHRRTGSFLLVDEADGTTLTAGMVSAEH